A segment of the Helicobacter sp. 'house sparrow 1' genome:
TCAAGTGGAATATACAAATAAGATTTATAAAACCTATAAAAATTCTTTTATAGAAGTTAAATAAAAACTAAAGGATATTATTTTGAAATCAAAACTTAAAAAAAGAATTAAAGTTCAAAGAGAAATGCAAAAAGTTGCATTTGTTTTAGGATTTTTGTTCTTAGTCGCTTATCTTGGTATGCTCTTTGGCAATACAGGAGAATATCCTATCCTTATTATTTTTGCCTGTGTTGTAGGTGCATACATGGCAATGAATATTGGTGCAAATGATGTTGCCAATAATATGGGTCCTGCAGTTGGTTCAAAATCTCTTAATATGGTAAGTGCTATTATCATTGCAGCAATTTGTGAGGCTGCGGGAGCTATTTTTGCGGGGTCTGATGTTGTTAATACTGTTAAATCAGGCATTATCAATCCTTTGGCATTTGAAGATGCCAAAATCTTTGTAATGGTAATGCTTTCAGCACTAATATCAGGGGCAATTTGGCTACATCTTGCAACCATTATTGGAGCTCCTGTATCTACCACACATTCCATTGTTGGTGGTATTTTGGGTTCAGGGATTGCTGCAGGAGGCTTGGGAGTTGCAAAATGGAGTGTTTTAGGAAGCATTGCTCTAAGTTGGGTAGTTTCTCCACTACTAGGCGGAGTGATTGCTGCACTTTTCTTGTGGATTATTAAAAAGACAATTACTTACAAGCAAGATAAAAAAACTGCTGCTAAAAAAACTGTTCCTTTTTTAATCTCAATTATGGGATTTGCCTTTAGTCTTTATCTTATCAACAAGGGACTAAAAAATATTATCAAGCTCAATATTTTTCAATCCCTAACCCTAAGCTTTTGTATTGGTTTTTGCATCTTCTTGATAGTTAGAAATATACTCTTAAAGCAGACTCAAAAATTAGAAAATACAAAAGAAGCGGTGAATTCACTCTTTGCAATCCCACTCATTTTTGCTGCTGCATTTTTAAGTTTTGCCCACGGTGCAAATGATGTTGCCAATGCAATTGGACCATTAGCTGCAATCAATCAAATGCTTGGGGATTTAAATAGTATCAATACAAAAGCAACCATTCCTCTTTGGATTATGATAATTGGAGGATGTGGAATATCCTTAGGACTCGCACTTTATGGGCCTAGGTTAATTAAGACAGTTGGAACAGAAATAACAGAGTTAAACAAAATCCGAGCCTTTTGCGTTGCAATGTCAGCTGCAATAACAGTTTTAATTGCCTCTGCTCTTGGTCTCCCTGTAAGCTCTACTCATGTGGCAATAGGCGCAATCTTTGGTGTTGGTTTTTTAAGAGAATTTTTAAAGAGACGCTATGCAAGAGCAATAGATACAATACACCAAGCACACACAAAAAAAACTGAGCTTGATGTATTCTTAGAGAGATTCCATAAAGCAAGTGTAAAACGCAAAGGTTTGATGCTAGAAAGTCTTAAAAAAAATAAACACAAAGAGATTTTATTAGCAAAAAATGAAAAAAAAGAACTTAAAAAAACCTACAAACAAGAATTAGTAAAAAGAAGTGCTATGCAAAAGATAATTGCTTCTTGGCTAATTACAGTTCCTATATCATCTTTATTTTCTGCCTTTGTATATTGGATTTTAAAAATTGTCCCATTTGCTTTTTAGCAAACTATGCTAAAATAAAGGCATCTTAGTTAATTTAAAATTTTAAGGAGATTACTTTTTGGACCCCTACCAGTCGGTTTTGATGTTAATTACGGTTCTAGTATTAGTTTTTTTAAACGCTTTCTTTGTTCTCTCTGAATTTGCTATTGTTAAGGTTAGAAAAACAAGACTTGAAGAGTTGGCAAAAACAAATACCAAAAATGCGGCTCTTGCCCTTAAAATTACAAACAATCTTGATACCTATCTTAGTGCTACTCAACTTGGTATTACACTCTCTTCTCTTGGGTTGGGTTGGGTTGGAGAGCCAGCCATTGCAAAGATCTTAAACACTTTATTTTCAAGCTTTTTCACTGATGATAGTATTTTGTTGCATACTTTAAGCTTTGTTATTGCCTTTACTTTTATTACATTATTACATGTTGTTTTGGGGGAAATTGTTCCAAAATCTATTGCAATTGCTAAAGCAGAAAAATGCACCTTGGTTGTTGCAAGCTTCTTGCATCTATTTTGGATTATTTTTTACCCCATTATTTGGTTTTTTGATAATTTGGCTGCATTCTTTTTAAAAAAGATTCGGATTGAGCCTGCAAAAGAGCACGAAAGTGTCCATTCTGAAGAAGAATTAAAAATCATTGTAGGAGAGAGTCTAAAGGGCGGATTAATAGATTCTATTGAGGGTGAAATCATCAAAAATGCTGTTGATTTTTCTGACACAATTGCTAAAGAGATTATGACACCAAGAAAAGATATGATTTGTTTAAGCGCGGACAAAACATATGAAGAGAATATAGAAATTATTATGGAAACAAAACACACAAGATATCCCTACTATGAGGGAAGTAAGGATAATATTTTAGGAATGATACATATTCGTGATCTCTTGCGCAATACTTTCACAAGAGAAGAGACTGATTTAAAACAAATTCTTAGAGATATGATTATTGTTCCTGAGAGCGCATCAATTGCTCAAATCCTTATTAAGATGAACAAAGAACAAAAGCACACCGCGCTTGTGGTAGATGAATATGGTGGAACAGCAGGACTGCTTACAATGGAGGATATTGTAGAGGAGATTATGGGAGATATCTCTGATGAGCATGATGAAAAATCTCAAGGATTTCACAAAGTAGATGATAATACATTTATTTTTGATGGTATGACTGATCTTGAAAGTATTGAAGAGATTTGTGAGATTAAATTTGATGAAACCTTTGATCAAGTTACTCTTGGTGGCTATGTTTTTTCTCTATTGGGTAGACTCCCTGTTGTTGGGGATACCATCTCAAATACAAACTGTCAGTTTGAAATTCTAGAAGTTGATGGTGCAAGAATCAAAAAACTAAAACTAAGTAAAAATCAAGATGCCCCTGAAGATGAATAAATTCTAAAGGTCAAATCTATAAATGTAGCAGGACTTTTTAGTCCAAATATTCAAATATCAAAGTGTTATAATTACAGGACTATTTAAAGAGGATTTTTATGGTAGATTATGGGATAAAATTTTGGTCAGGTGATGACTTTATTATTGAAGATGGTGTAATAAAGGTTAATGATGCAGGGAAACCTGCTTTGATTAATATTGTAAAGGATGTCCGCGAAAAAGGCTTTAGGGGTCCTTTATTAATTCGCTTTCCTCATCTCATCAAAAAGCAAGTGGATAAGCTTTTTGATTCCTTTGCACACTCAATGGATATCTATAAGTACAAGGGTCAATTTCACGCTGTCTTTCCTCTAAAAGTAAATCAAATGCCACATTTTGTTCTTCCTTTGATGCAACTTTCTACTCATAGAAGCTATGGCCTTGAAGCTGGAAGTAAATCTGAGCTTATTATCGCAATGGCATATACAAATAAAAATGCTCCAATTACAGTTAATGGTTTTAAAGATAAAGAAATGATAAAACTGGGTTTTATTGCAGCAAATATTGGTCATTCCATCACCCTAACAATTGAAGGATTAAATGAGCTTGAAACTATTATACAAGTAGCAAAAGAAATGGGAGAGCCCTATCCAAATATAGGGCTTAGAATCCGACTGCACTCTACAGGAACCGGGATTTGGGCAAAAAGCGGAGGAATTAATTCTAAATTTGGCCTCACAAGTACAGAACTTTTAGAAGCCATCTCTTTGTTAGAAAAATCAAATCTCTTGCATAAATTTACAATGATTCATTTTCATATCGGTTCTCAAATTAGTGATATTTCCCCTCTAAAAAAGGCAATTAGAGAGGTGGGTAATATTTATGCTGAATTAAGGAAAATGGGGGCAAAAAATCTCACTGCTGTTAATATAGGAGGGGGACTTGCTGTAGAATACACTCAACATCAAGGAAATAATAACAGAAACTATACCCTAAATGAATTTAGTGGTGATGTTGTTTTCTCACTTAAAGAAATTGCAAAAAACAAAAAAGAAAAAGAACCTGATATTTTTATAGAATCTGGTCGCTTTATTTCGGCAAACCACGCTGTTTTAATCGCACCCGTATTGGAACTTTTCTCACAAGAATATGATGATAAGGCACTCAAGCTCAAAGAAAAAAACCCTCCATTAATTGCGGAAATGTTTGACCTTTATCAGAGTATTACAGAAAAAAATGCAATTGAATATCTCCACGATAGTCTAGATCACATGGAATCTTTGCTTACACTCTTTGATCTAGGTTATATTGATTTGCAAGATAGAAGTAATACAGAAGTTTTGGTTCATCTTATCATCAAAAAAGTTATTAAGCTTTTAAAACATAAAAACCACAATGACATTATCCGTATTCAAGAACAGGTACAAGAGCGCTACTTATTAAATTGTTCTTTCTTTCAAAGCTTGCCAGATTATTGGGGGTTGGGACAGAACTTTCCTGTAATGCCTCTAGATAGACTGGATAAAAAACCTACCCGATCTGCTAGTCTTTGGGATATTACATGTGATAGTGATGGTGAGATTGCATTTAACTCTACAAAACCCTTATTTTTGCATGATGTAGATGTTACCCAAGAAGAATACTTTTTAGGATTTTTTCTAGTTGGAGCCTATCAAGAAGTTCTTGGAATGAGACATAATCTCTTTACACATCCTACAGAATTTAGTGTCATCTTAGATGATAAACACTACAAAATTGAAAGGCTTTTAGAAGCCCAAACTATTTTAGATGTTCTAGATGATCTTGATTATGATACTAAAGAGATTGAAAGGATATTGAAACAAAAAATTGAAGATTCTATACTTTTAGATGATGAGAGAAGAAAAGAAATACTAGGACAACTTTATATTATGCTAAGTGAGAATGGTTATCTTAGGACAATTATTAATGGTGATAAAGAGTGATCTGCCCACACTTTGATATTTGTGGTGGTTGTCAAACCAAAGAAGATTATCCCATAGCATTAGAGCAAAAAACCAAAGTCTTTAAGGACATTTTTTGCTTTTCACCCAATAAGGTTTTTGAATCTAAAATACGCGGTTTTAGAGCAAGAGCAGAATTTAGAATCCATAGAGATGGTGAAAAGATATTTTTATCAATGAATACTCTTGGAAAAAATGAGCGCGTTGCTATACAAAATTGTCCAAATCTTTTGGAACACCTACAGCATATCCTATACCAACTACCAAATCTGCTAAATCAAGAAATCTTAAAACACAAGCTTTATGCAATCAATGTATTAGGAAGCACCAATCAACACGCAATCATTACACTTATTTATCACAAAAAGCTTGATTTATTATGGCAGGAAGAGGCTTTGTTACTTGCCAAGCATCTTAATGCCTCTATTATTGGTCGTAGTAAAAATCAAGAAATCATATTAGGAACAAACCTTATAGAAAGCCATATAAAAACTAAAAATAAAATTTTAAGATACTTTTACAAAGAAGGTAGTTTCTCTCAACCCAACCCCTTTATCAATGAAAAAATGATCAATTTTATTATTGATAATATCCAATCACATCATCGAAAAGATTTATTGGAAATGTATTGTGGTAGCGGGAACTTTACCATTGCACTTGCACAATACTTCACTAAGGTTTTTGCAACAGAAGTTGTAAAATCAGCAATCCCTATTTTGCAACAAAATGCACAAAACAATCAAATAAAAAATCTCTATTATGCAAGATTAAGTGGTATTGAAACTATAGAAGCCCTAAGCTTTTCTCGTAAATTTTTTCGCCTAAAAGATATCAATCTTTCTACTTTTAACTTTTCACACATTCTTGTAGATCCTCCAAGAAGTGGCATTGCAGATATTAAGATTTTAAAATTTATGGCAAATTTTGAATACATCATTTATATTTCTTGCAATCCCCTAACTCTTAAAGAAGATTCTACTCACTTACTAAAAACACATAAAATTACTAAAAGTGCCATTTTTGATCAATTCCCGCATACCCACCATTTAGAATCAATTTTTATTTTCCAAAAAAACTCTTAAAAAACCTAATATTTTAAAAATTAATTAACTCTCTATAACTCTTGCTATAATTTTAGGCAAACTAGTCCTTAATCAAGAGAGAAGAATGAATACTGAAGAACAAATTTTAAGAATTATGCACCAAGAAATACAACCATCTCTGGGTTGTACAGAACCTGTATCAGTGGCTTATGCTTGTGCAATTTTAAAAGAAAATCTCGAAAGTGAAATTCAAGAAATCACACTTTTTGTTTCTGCAAACCTTGCTAAAAATGCAATGGCTGTAACCATTCCAAAAACTAATGTGTGTGGATTAAAATTTGCAGCTGCACTGGGGTATTTATGCGGTCAAAGCAGTTTGCAACTTGAGGTTTTGAAACATATTACTCAAGATGATATAGAGAATGCAAAAGAAATGCTCAATGCTATCCATATCCATATCAAAGAAAATGTTCCAAATCTCTACATTGAAGCAATTGGTCGCGATAAAACAAACACTGTGCGCATTATTATCCAACAGGATCATACCTATGTTCTACTTTTAGAAAAAAATCAAGAAATACTGATACAAAATCCTCCAATTAATGAAGAGGATTCTATGAAAGTCTTTGACTCTTTAAGTCTAAAAGATATTTATGACTTTGCTTGTTGTATAGAAGAGGACAAAATTGCCTTTATTGCAGAATCCGCTGTATTAAATACTCGTCTTTCTGAAGAAGGTCTAAAAAAATCTTATGGATTGGGTCTTACAAAGACATTTCAAAAATATATTGACAATAAGCTTTTAAATAATGATCTCTCCACACAGATTCTAATGCAAACTACCGCTGCCTCTGATGCAAGAATGGGGGGTGCTCCTTTTCCTGCAATGACTAACTCTGGATCTGGGAATCAAGGTATTACTGCAACAATACCTGTAGTTGTAGTAGCAAAACATTTGGATAAAGAAAATGAACTCAATCGAGCACTCTTTCTTTCTCATCTTATTGCAGTTTATATCCATTCAAAGCTTCCAAGACTCTCTGCGCTCTGTGCTGTAACTACTGCTGGAATTGGAAGCTATGCTGGAATTGCCTGGCTATTTAGTAAGGATTTTGAAGTTGTTTCGATGGGAATTTGCAATATGATTGGGGATATTAGCGGAATACTTTGTGATGGCGCAGGAAAAAGTTGCACAATGAAAGTATCATCAACTGTGCAATCTGCCTTTAAGTCCCTCTTACTTGCCCTTGAAAAAAAGCGTGTTAGTGGGATGGATGGCATCGTTGATGATGAGGTTGATAAAAGCATCCAAAATCTCTGTAGTATTGCATCAAAGAGCATGTCTGCTGTAGATAAACAAATCTTAGAAATTATGCTTGCAAAGAATTCTCAATGATATGCTGTACTATCTCCTTTGCACCATCATTTTGAATACTATTTTGCAGTCTTTTGCTCACCGTAGCTATTTCAGCTTTCATTGTTTTTATAAAATCAAAAAGCTTGTTGGCATCTAAATATTCTTGTTCTACTATTACTCCTAGATCCATTTTTTCAAAAAACAATGCATTATAATATTGATGATTGCCTGCTGCATGTGGATAAGGAATATAAAGACAGGGGATTCCATTTGCTGCCAGTTCCCACACGCTACTTGCCCCTGCTCTGCAAACACAAAGATCAGCTTTTGTAATTTTTGAGAGTATGTTGGCATCAAAATCAAATAGGGTGATTTTTTCTAAAATCCCCAATCGCATATATTCTTGCCTCATCCTCTCTAGATCCTTGGTGCCACATTGATGAATAATTTCAAACCCCTGATCTAATAGCTCAAATACGACCTTTAATGCAAAATCATTAATAGCTACCGCACCCTGACTGCCACCTAAAAAAATAATAGTCTTAATCTCTTTACGCTCCCTAGATTCTAAGAAAAATTCTCTTCTAACAGGATAGGAAGTCTTTATAAAATTCTTCGCCTTATCATCAAAACTTCCAAAAATATTAATAGCAAATGGAGTAAGTTTTGCATTGAGCTTGCCCTTGATTGCATTTTGTTCGTGAATAAAAAGTTTTTTTCTAAATAAAACTGCACCAATGCTTGCAGGTCCTGCACTAAATCCTCCAACGCTAATAACGCTGGTAATTTGATATTGATTAAAAATTTTTCTTACTTTCAATAAAGCCTTTACTTGAAGAAATAAAGCTTTTAAAAAACCTATGCCTCTTTTATTTACAACTCCCGTAGTATCTAAAAAATAAACCGCATCAAACAAATCACTTTTTTCAAACCAATCCCTATCTTGTCCTTGAAGAGATCCTATGTAGATAATATGCTGTTTCCTAGCTTTTAATTCTACTGCTAAAGACTTTGCAATAGCTAAATGTCCTCCAGTTCCACCTCCTGTAATTACAAACATAAAAAAACTCCAAACATTAAAATATAACCAAATCAAACTTTTTAGAATTTTACAGAATTTGTATAAATCTCAAATCATAAGCATTTAGGGGCGTATTTTTTGATATTATTGTGAAAATATTTTGGAGCCTATATTAAGGAGTGAATGAATGAGCACTGTTTTACAAATTGGTGCTGGTGGGGTTGGGTGCGTTGTAGCACATAAACTCGCAAAAAACAGAAACACTTTCAGCAAGATTATTTTAGCCTCAAGAAATATCAAAAAATGTGAGGCAATTGCAAAAAGCATTAAGGAAAAGAATCTTGGAGAGATTATCTGCGAAACTGTAGATGCAGATAAAGTAGAAGAATTGGTTGCTTTGATAAATAAGTATAAACCAAAGATTGTTATTAATGTTGCGCTTCCCTATCAGGATTTAAGCATTATGGAGGCTTGCCTACAAACAAAAACTCATTATCTTGACACTGCAAACTATGAACATCCAGATACCGCAAAATTTGAGTATAAAGAGCAATGGGCTTATAATGATAGATTTAAGCAAGCAGGTATTTTTGGATTACTTGGCAGTGGTTTTGATCCAGGTGTTACAAATGTATTTTGTGCTTATGCACAAAAACATCTATTTGATGAAATTTATACTATAGATATCTTAGATTGCAATGCTGGGGATCACGGTTATCCCTTTGCAACAAATTTTAATCCAGAGATTAATCTTAGAGAAGTAAGTGCAAATGGAAGATATTGGGAAAATGGAAAGTGGATTGAAACAAAACCATTAGAAATAAAGCAAACTTGGGCATATCCTGAAATTGGCGAAAAGGATTCTTATCTGCTCTATCATGAAGAACTAGAATCTTTAGTCAAACACATAAAAGGATTGCAACGCATTAGATTCTTTATGACTTTTTCACAAAATTACATTACCCATATGAAATGCCTTGAAAATGTAGGTATGTTAGGCATTCATGAGGTTGAACATGAAGGAAAAAAAATTATCCCTATACAATTTTTAAAAACACTGCTTCCAGATCCTGCTTCCCTTGCAGGTAAAACAGTTGGAAAAACAAATATTGGTTGCTATATTGTAGGCTCTCAAGGTTCTCAAGATAAGAGTGTTTATCTTTATAATGTATGTGATCATCAAGAAGCTTATAAAGAGGTTAATGCTCAAGCTATTAGTTATACAACAGGGGTTCCTGCTGTAATTGGAGCCAAGCTTATTTGTGAGGGCATTTGGGGTGATATTCCTGGTGTATGGAATATAGAACAACTAGATCCAGATCCATTTATGGAAGAATTAAATAAACAAGGATTGCAGTGGCATCTCATAGAGAAGGTGGGGAATTAGATTTTACCTACCTCTTTTTATAAAATAAATATCAGCAATCCCTTATACCAACTCCCAAGAAATTGAAAACAAGGATAAAAATGAAGAAGATTTTTGAGAGTATTTTATGGAATGCAAGGCTTATTATATTGCTTGCTGTAGTTTTGTCTTTAGTAGGGTCCATACTTCTTTTTATTGTGGCAAGTTGGGATATTATTAATGCTGGTATCCAAACTATGTATTATTACACAGGCAAAGGTGGTCAGGGTCATGATATTCACAACATCTTGCTTAATGCTATTATTAGCTCCATTGATCTTTACTTAATTGCTGTTGTCTTAATGATTTTCTCATTTGGACTCTATGAACTTTTTATCTCAAAAATATCCATTAAAGAACTATCAAATATTAAAGTCTTAGAAATTCATACACTAGATCAACTAAAAGACAAACTAGCAAAAGTAATTGTAATGGCTTTAATTGTTGCTTTTTTCTCAAAAGTTCTTAATATGGATGTAAAATCTACTCTAGATATGATCTATTTTGCACTCTCTATCCTTGCGCTCTCCCTTGGTTTATATTTTTTACATAAGGATGCCTCAAAACATTAAGTTTTGAGCCACAAACCCCCTATCTAAATCCGCATAATCCTTAAAAAAATAGGTTGCATAGCCTAGATTATTCAAATACTTTTCAAGTACTTTCTTTTGATCATATCCCATTTCACAAGCAATGATTGCAATCTCTCTTTTGTGGCATTCAAGGATCAATCGTTCCAAAATCTCTGTCCCCCTATCACCTCCAAATAAAGCACAATGAGGTTCTTTCATTACACTTGTTTCTAATGGATATACTTTAGCAATGTATGGAGGGTTGGATATTAATAAATCAAATTTTTCACTTACCCCTTCTAACAAATCTGTTTGGATTAAACAAATACGATTTTTTATATCAAATTTTTCAATATTTATCCTTGCTACTTCAAGCGCATCTTGAGAAATATCTGTTGCAACAATTTCCAAAAAGGGAAATTTTAAAGCAAGAATAATTGAAATAATCCCGCTACCAACCCCCACTTCTACAATCTTTTTTGGCTGAGTTCTCTCAATCCATACGCTCACTTGATCAATTAAAATTTCAGTTTCTGGTCTTGGAATCAGCACTCTTTCATCAACAAAAAAATTTTTAGAATAAAAGCTTATTGTATTTGTAATGTATGCAAGTGGCACACCTGATTTTCTTTTTAAAATACATTCTTGATAGTATTGAAACACCAAAGGTAAGATCTCTTTATCCCCCCAAATATGAATTTTTTCTCGAGAAACCCCAAGAACAAAAGCAAGCAACAACTCGCTTTCTAAATTTGGACGGATATTTGGCTGTGATAATAATTCCCCTCTTCCCCAAGACAGAGCATGCGAAATTCTCAAAATTGATACTCCAATGCCTTTAGACGATCCAATAATGGTGGATGGGTATAATAAAAAAATACATAAAGAGGATGAGAATATGGAAAGGCTTTATTCTCATTTACAATCCTCACCAATGCATTTGCCAATGTGGATTTGCTGAATAAATTAGCACTAAAATTATCAGCATTATACTCAGCCTTACGACTAAAATATCCAATAAATGGCATCATCCAAAAGCTAAAAATAGGAGATAACAAGACAATAAAAGCAAAGATACTACCGCTATTGCCATCAAGTCCCAGTCCTTTTAATATCTCTTGGGTAAAACAACCCATCAATACAAAAAGAATAAATATAAACAAAATGGTAAAAAATAAATTTTTGAAAATATCTTTATGTTTAAAATGACCTAGCTCATGCCCTAAAATTGCCAAAAGACCATCACTGCTTACTTTCTCTAAAAGAGTATCAAACAATATTACACGCTTGGTTTTTCCCAATCCTCCAAAATATGCATTTAACCTCCCATCCCTTTTGCTTGCATCCATTACAAAGATTCCATTACTTTTAAAATCTACCTCTTCTAAAAGACCCTCTATCCTCTCTTTTAAATTCTCATCTTCTAGGGGAGTAAATTTATTAAAAATTGGAGCAATTATTGTGGGATAAAGGACATTAATCAGGAGCACCACCAAAACAATAAAAATAAATCCATAAACCCACCAAAATTCAAAATTAGAAACAAGATAAATCAAAACATAACCAATCAATCCACTAAATACTAGCGTAAGCAAAAGACCTTGTAATGTATCTTTTAAAAAAAGCAAAAAGTTTGTCTTGCTAAAGCCAAACTTTTTATCAAGAACCATTGTGAGATAAAATGAAAGAGGAATATGAGTGAGTGTGTAAATAAGAAAAAAAGATAATAAAAAAAACAGACTGTAGTTATATGGATTATGAAAGAATTTTCCTACAAAATCTTGCAGAGCAAAAAAACCAAAACCAATCCAGCAAAAAAAAAGCACGCACTCATACAATGTAGAACAAATTGAAAATTTCAATTTCTGTATCGCATATATCCCTGCTTTCTTATAATCCTGCTCTCCTAAAATCATAGGAGAAGAATTGAGTTTTTTTTTCACAAAAGAAATCTGAACTAGGTCAATGTAGATTTTTGGTAAGATATACAGTGATATGAAGATCACAGACAAAAAAAGCAACATTTTCTTCTCCCTTATAATTGTTGGGAGGATTTTACGCTAAAAATATAAATCTTTATTAAAAATTAAAAAGGGTTTTTATACTATTGCATAAAAATTTTGTTTTTCTATGGAATGATGAGGTAATTTAGATGCAACCAAAATATATTTTTGTAACAGGCGGTGTGTTAAGTTCTCTAGGAAAGGGGATTTCTTCCTCTTCTATTGCTACACTACTTCAAGCTTCTGGTTTTAAAGTTTCAATACTAAAAATTGATCCTTATATTAATGTGGATCCTGGAACAATGAGTCCCTTAGAACATGGTGAAGTTTTTGTCACAGCAGATGGTGCTGAAACAGACCTAGACATCGGACATTATGAAAGATTTTTAGATACCAATTTAACAAAGCTTAATAACTTTACAACAGGGCAAATCTATCTTTCTGTGATTGAAAATGAGAGGCAGGGAAAATATTTAGGAAAAACCATACAAGTTGTTCCTCACATTGTTGATGAAATCAAAAATAGAATCAAGAATGTAGCCAAAGGCAATGACTTTTTAGTTGTAGAGCTAGGTGGCACAGTGGGTGATATAGAGGGCATGCCTTATTTAGAAGCAATGCGTCAAATGAAACACGAGCTAGGAAGCAATAGTGTAATTAGTATTCATGTAACCCTGATACCTTTCATCAAGGCTGCAGGGGAACAAAAAACAAAACCCACTCAACATTCTGTGCAAGAATTACGCCGTATAGGTATTAGTCCTCAAATTATTCTTGCAAGATGTGAAAAACCTCTTGGCAAGGAATTAAAAAAGAAACTAGCGCTAAGTTGTGATGTAGATGATGATAGTGTGATTGTGGCAGAAGATGCTCAAAGCATCTATCAATGTCCTCTTAATTTCCTAAAAGAAGATATTCTCACTCCTATTGCAAAATACTTTAATCTTAGCCCAATTAAGCCAAATATGGATGAATGGGATATTTTGGTTAAAAAAATTATTTCTCCAAAAAATCAAGTCAATATTGGTTTTGTAGGAAAATATCTTGATCTAAAAGAATCTTATAAATCTTTGACAGAAGCATTGATACACGCGGGAGCCAATATTGATACAAAGGTAAATATCAAGTGGATTGATAGCGAAAACCTTGAAGAT
Coding sequences within it:
- the pyrG gene encoding glutamine hydrolyzing CTP synthase, with the protein product MQPKYIFVTGGVLSSLGKGISSSSIATLLQASGFKVSILKIDPYINVDPGTMSPLEHGEVFVTADGAETDLDIGHYERFLDTNLTKLNNFTTGQIYLSVIENERQGKYLGKTIQVVPHIVDEIKNRIKNVAKGNDFLVVELGGTVGDIEGMPYLEAMRQMKHELGSNSVISIHVTLIPFIKAAGEQKTKPTQHSVQELRRIGISPQIILARCEKPLGKELKKKLALSCDVDDDSVIVAEDAQSIYQCPLNFLKEDILTPIAKYFNLSPIKPNMDEWDILVKKIISPKNQVNIGFVGKYLDLKESYKSLTEALIHAGANIDTKVNIKWIDSENLEDQNLHLLEDVDGILIPGGFGHRGIDGKIRAITYARENKIPFLGICLGMQLAILEFLRNVANLPNADSVEFNPNTKEPAIYLIEDFIDQNGENQIRTHQSPLGGTMRLGEYECILKEDSVIYKSYHSKSLIKERHRHRYEANPKYKAVLEQYGMQVSGESPNQLIEAVEIKDHPFFVAVQFHPEFTSRLKNPNAIILAFVKHAFKNRR